In Trichocoleus desertorum NBK24, the following are encoded in one genomic region:
- a CDS encoding DUF3370 domain-containing protein — MFSLLPLLTLAQATPAPPSPPPSEEFVRPQEVRPLPGQLDDVLVFNSNSPEVVQKEGILLSTFPSTNKRFPAAHLNIPLQGRFDLFAHHIAKAMTPEDLKTLYLGAILHNSSTKPVTVDILQAASYLSQPDAPFIELPPYTENPTGSVYAGPGDRAMNDILRGKRQANFPAQLVIPPGESRMLLNLPIPVATLDPPINGRSTLMRLRSNGPVYMATLGMFARANTDGTKRTPTLEEWETLLNNGELSGPRDRTPTPPDIKTGQVIYSRVAGVAQGSTWRSQLVDSPASQSLTIPSIGKAFSYGLSTLLAGTLGTSQIQSAPLLARYPDTAYQAHGNYAVEYNLTLPLINPTNQSQTVAIFLETPLKEDTLSKQGLRFLEPPPRQVFFRGSVRVRYNDERDRPLTQYVHLVQRRGQEGEPLVTLNIPANQRRLVQVDFLYPPDSTPPQVLTVKTLENAN; from the coding sequence ATGTTCTCGTTGTTGCCTTTATTAACTTTGGCTCAAGCTACTCCCGCTCCACCTTCCCCCCCACCGTCTGAAGAATTTGTGCGGCCCCAAGAAGTCAGACCCTTGCCCGGTCAGCTAGACGATGTTCTGGTTTTCAATAGCAACAGCCCAGAAGTCGTGCAGAAAGAGGGTATCTTACTTTCAACTTTTCCATCTACAAACAAGCGCTTTCCTGCTGCTCATCTCAATATCCCTTTGCAAGGCCGCTTCGATCTCTTCGCTCATCACATCGCTAAAGCGATGACTCCTGAGGATCTGAAAACACTTTATCTGGGTGCCATCCTCCACAACTCCAGCACCAAACCAGTCACCGTTGATATTCTGCAAGCTGCTAGTTATCTCAGCCAGCCCGATGCGCCCTTTATCGAGCTGCCCCCCTACACTGAAAACCCAACAGGAAGTGTTTATGCAGGCCCAGGCGATCGCGCTATGAATGATATTCTGCGAGGTAAACGGCAGGCCAACTTCCCAGCCCAACTGGTCATTCCACCGGGAGAAAGTCGTATGCTACTTAACCTCCCGATTCCAGTAGCCACCCTCGACCCACCGATCAATGGTCGCTCTACTCTCATGCGCTTACGCAGCAATGGCCCCGTTTACATGGCTACCTTAGGGATGTTTGCGCGTGCCAATACAGATGGCACTAAGCGAACTCCCACCCTAGAAGAATGGGAAACTCTCTTAAACAATGGTGAATTATCAGGGCCACGCGATCGCACACCTACGCCACCCGATATCAAGACAGGCCAAGTGATCTACAGCCGAGTCGCGGGAGTTGCTCAAGGATCTACCTGGCGATCGCAACTTGTAGATAGCCCTGCTAGCCAATCCTTAACAATTCCCTCAATTGGAAAAGCCTTTTCCTATGGTCTCAGCACACTACTAGCTGGCACTTTAGGAACTTCTCAGATTCAAAGTGCTCCGCTGCTAGCTCGCTATCCTGACACTGCTTATCAAGCTCACGGCAATTACGCAGTTGAGTACAACTTAACCCTGCCGCTAATTAATCCCACCAATCAATCTCAAACAGTTGCTATCTTCCTAGAAACACCTTTGAAGGAGGATACACTTAGCAAGCAAGGGTTACGTTTTCTAGAGCCACCCCCCCGCCAAGTGTTCTTTCGGGGCAGCGTTCGAGTTCGTTATAACGATGAGCGCGATCGACCTCTCACTCAATATGTCCATTTAGTTCAACGGCGTGGACAAGAAGGTGAACCTCTCGTCACCCTAAATATTCCTGCCAACCAACGTCGCCTTGTTCAGGTTGATTTTCTCTATCCCCCTGACTCCACTCCTCCTCAAGTCTTAACAGTCAAAACCTTAGAGAACGCCAATTGA
- a CDS encoding peptidase C15, whose amino-acid sequence MPRSILLTSFATWQPHQRSNSSDDLLEIITHQNPYPQQLHFLRHIPVDFDLAPTQLLAKVDALQPDIILCCGMAESRTLLTVESNGKHGDEVITTSLELESLIANLPTTAISHDAGQFVCNCLYYSLLKYSREQKLQNHCLFVHVPILTPQNIEFMVSDFLTIMQRLLSL is encoded by the coding sequence ATGCCACGAAGTATTCTCCTCACTTCTTTTGCCACCTGGCAACCCCACCAGCGATCAAATTCTTCCGATGACTTATTAGAGATTATTACTCACCAAAATCCTTATCCCCAGCAACTACATTTTCTCCGTCACATTCCAGTCGATTTTGATCTCGCTCCCACTCAGCTTCTAGCCAAAGTAGATGCCTTGCAACCCGACATCATCCTTTGTTGCGGCATGGCAGAAAGTCGCACTTTGCTCACAGTGGAGTCTAATGGCAAGCATGGCGACGAAGTGATCACCACCTCTCTAGAATTGGAATCCTTAATCGCCAATCTACCCACCACAGCCATTAGCCATGATGCAGGACAGTTTGTTTGCAACTGTCTCTATTACTCCCTCTTGAAGTACAGCAGAGAGCAAAAGCTACAGAATCATTGCCTCTTCGTTCACGTACCAATTTTGACTCCACAGAACATCGAATTCATGGTGTCAGATTTTTTAACCATTATGCAGCGCCTGCTCAGCCTCTAG
- the hisH gene encoding imidazole glycerol phosphate synthase subunit HisH — protein sequence MAVIAVVDYDMGNLHSVCKGLERAGATPQITNRPHEIDQADAVVLPGVGAFDPAVQHLRLRHLEAPIKQAIASGKPFLGICLGLQILFDGSEEGQEPGLGIVPGMVRHFRREPEITIPHMGWNQLNLTQSQLPIWQSLPAQPWVYFVHSYYVDPIDPQVRAATVTHGTQTVTAAIAHDNLMAVQFHPEKSSEAGLQILANFVSQVRSTVLA from the coding sequence ATGGCAGTCATTGCGGTAGTCGATTATGACATGGGCAATTTGCACTCCGTATGCAAAGGTTTAGAGCGAGCGGGAGCCACACCTCAAATTACCAATCGCCCCCATGAAATTGACCAAGCTGATGCCGTGGTATTGCCTGGTGTAGGAGCTTTTGATCCAGCAGTGCAGCATTTGCGATTGCGCCATTTAGAAGCACCAATCAAACAAGCGATCGCTAGTGGTAAGCCATTTCTAGGCATTTGCCTAGGCTTGCAAATTTTGTTTGACGGCAGTGAGGAAGGCCAAGAACCAGGTTTAGGGATTGTGCCTGGGATGGTGCGGCATTTCCGTCGTGAGCCTGAAATTACAATTCCCCACATGGGTTGGAATCAGCTCAACTTAACGCAATCTCAGTTACCCATCTGGCAAAGCTTACCTGCTCAGCCTTGGGTGTATTTTGTCCACTCTTACTATGTTGACCCCATTGACCCCCAAGTTCGGGCTGCGACAGTGACGCATGGCACTCAAACTGTGACAGCAGCGATCGCCCACGATAATTTGATGGCGGTACAATTCCACCCCGAAAAGTCTTCTGAGGCGGGTCTACAGATTTTAGCGAACTTTGTCAGTCAAGTTCGATCTACTGTTTTAGCTTAG
- the rsmD gene encoding 16S rRNA (guanine(966)-N(2))-methyltransferase RsmD, producing MSLRIYGNRQLKTLPGQATRPTSARVREALFNIWQGRLEGCRWLDLCTGSGAMGAEALCRGAAFVLGIEQSNRACSLIRQNWQQVAKPDQQFQVWRGDILQRLPGAAGQKFDCIYFDPPYASDLYQPVLEAIAHYQLLAPGGEIAVEHAPQGWTIAQIPRIEVCREKTYGNTTLTFYCQATI from the coding sequence ATGAGTCTCAGAATTTATGGCAATCGCCAACTGAAAACTCTACCTGGACAGGCCACTCGACCGACTTCAGCGCGGGTTCGAGAAGCGTTGTTTAATATCTGGCAGGGAAGGCTGGAAGGTTGCCGTTGGTTGGACTTATGTACCGGAAGCGGGGCGATGGGGGCAGAAGCTCTCTGTCGCGGCGCTGCCTTTGTCTTAGGAATTGAACAATCGAACCGAGCTTGTAGCTTGATTCGGCAAAATTGGCAGCAGGTAGCCAAACCAGACCAACAATTTCAAGTGTGGCGAGGGGATATCTTGCAGCGCTTACCAGGAGCGGCAGGTCAGAAGTTTGACTGCATTTATTTTGATCCGCCTTATGCCAGCGATCTGTATCAACCTGTTTTAGAAGCGATCGCACATTACCAGCTTTTAGCACCCGGTGGTGAAATTGCTGTGGAACATGCCCCCCAAGGTTGGACGATCGCTCAGATACCAAGGATAGAAGTTTGTCGTGAGAAAACCTATGGCAACACCACCTTAACGTTTTACTGCCAAGCCACAATTTGA
- the petG gene encoding cytochrome b6-f complex subunit V, with the protein MVEPLLSGIVLGLIPITLAGLFVAAYLQYRRGNQLGL; encoded by the coding sequence GTGGTAGAGCCTTTGCTTTCTGGGATTGTTCTTGGTTTGATTCCCATTACCTTAGCTGGATTGTTTGTCGCAGCGTACCTACAGTACCGTCGTGGCAATCAGCTTGGCCTGTAA
- a CDS encoding cytochrome c, translated as MDNQTIKPEILIQKISLIALSILLTILLVILGVHQWQVSDPYIKSVLSLRGDPVLGHAIFQMNCAGCHGLEADGRVGPSLRNISGRKSKLKLIHQVISGRTPPMPQFQPSPQEMTDLLSYLETL; from the coding sequence TTGGATAACCAGACGATTAAGCCCGAAATTTTAATTCAGAAGATCAGCTTAATTGCGCTGTCAATTTTGCTGACGATTTTGTTGGTGATTCTGGGTGTCCACCAATGGCAAGTTTCTGATCCTTACATCAAGAGTGTGCTGTCTCTTAGAGGAGATCCAGTGCTGGGCCATGCTATCTTTCAAATGAATTGTGCTGGATGTCATGGGCTAGAAGCAGACGGTCGCGTAGGTCCGAGTTTGCGTAATATCTCTGGGCGAAAGTCTAAGTTGAAGCTGATTCATCAGGTGATTAGTGGCAGAACGCCCCCAATGCCACAATTCCAGCCGAGTCCGCAAGAAATGACGGATTTGCTGAGCTATCTGGAAACGCTTTAA
- a CDS encoding ABC transporter ATP-binding protein: MKTRSHYWQLLPYLKPHWRTIARAFACTLVFTAFWPALVWLAGKLLSLTAKGDIRELAQVAGVVAVGFLVQKTAQYGQDSLMAKAALAIAYDLRRRVYSHLQTLNLSYFETAQTGDLTYRLTEDIDRIGEVVNKIFHDFIPCVLQLVVVLGYMIYLNWQLTLATFLVAPLMGVLISWFGQKMLLFSRSSQNRVSDLSSLLTEVFSGIRLVRAFAAEDYEIDRFSREAERNRQAKYLAAWLRAVQFPVVGFLYALSVLLLLLLGGWQISQGNLTGAEFGSYVAGVGLLIDPIAHITDNYNEFKQGEASVDRIYELFAIQPVVTEKANARPMPAVTGKVECRNIGFSYQPDQPVLQNLSLLALPGEAIALVGASGAGKTTLVNLLPRFYDPQSGQVLIDGIDIRDVTLRSLRQQIGIVPQETILFSGTIAQNIAFGRAKFNLDAVEAAAKVANAHQFITQLPEGYQTWVGERGVNLSGGQRQRIAIARAVLLDPRILILDEATSALDSESEALVQEALERLMQGRTVFIIAHRLATVRRADRILVLEKGRVVESGTHAELLAQGDRYARFYAQQFQIG, encoded by the coding sequence TTGAAGACACGATCGCACTATTGGCAGTTACTGCCCTACCTTAAACCTCACTGGCGCACGATCGCACGAGCTTTTGCTTGCACGCTTGTATTTACTGCTTTTTGGCCTGCTTTAGTCTGGCTAGCAGGGAAGCTGCTGAGTCTCACCGCGAAAGGAGACATAAGAGAGCTGGCTCAAGTGGCAGGGGTGGTTGCCGTCGGTTTTCTGGTGCAGAAAACGGCTCAGTATGGGCAAGATTCGCTCATGGCTAAGGCAGCGTTAGCGATCGCCTATGACCTGCGGCGGCGAGTTTATAGCCATCTGCAAACCCTCAACCTCAGTTATTTTGAAACCGCTCAAACCGGAGACTTAACCTACCGCCTCACCGAAGATATCGATCGCATTGGCGAAGTTGTGAACAAAATCTTTCATGACTTCATTCCTTGCGTCTTGCAACTTGTAGTCGTGTTGGGCTACATGATTTATCTCAACTGGCAACTGACCCTCGCAACCTTTCTCGTGGCTCCCCTAATGGGGGTTCTGATTAGCTGGTTTGGTCAAAAAATGCTGCTTTTCTCTCGCAGTAGCCAAAATCGAGTCTCTGACTTGTCCTCACTGCTCACCGAAGTCTTTAGTGGCATTCGTTTAGTGCGAGCCTTTGCCGCCGAGGACTATGAAATTGATCGCTTTAGTCGCGAAGCAGAGCGCAATCGCCAAGCCAAATATTTAGCAGCTTGGTTACGAGCGGTACAGTTCCCCGTGGTGGGGTTTCTCTATGCGCTAAGTGTGCTGTTGTTGCTGCTTTTGGGGGGTTGGCAGATCTCTCAGGGCAACCTAACGGGAGCTGAGTTTGGTAGTTATGTGGCAGGAGTCGGCTTGCTGATCGATCCGATCGCCCACATTACTGATAACTACAACGAGTTTAAGCAAGGAGAAGCCTCGGTTGATCGGATCTATGAGTTGTTTGCTATTCAACCTGTGGTCACGGAGAAAGCGAATGCTCGACCCATGCCTGCGGTGACTGGCAAAGTAGAGTGCCGCAACATTGGTTTTAGCTATCAACCCGACCAGCCTGTGCTGCAAAACCTCAGCCTTCTAGCTTTGCCTGGAGAAGCGATCGCCCTGGTTGGTGCTTCTGGAGCGGGAAAAACTACTCTTGTGAACCTGTTACCTCGGTTTTATGACCCGCAATCAGGTCAAGTGCTGATTGATGGCATAGATATCCGGGATGTCACTTTGCGAAGTTTGCGGCAGCAGATTGGCATTGTTCCCCAAGAGACGATCTTGTTTTCCGGCACGATCGCCCAAAACATTGCCTTTGGTCGCGCTAAGTTCAATCTAGATGCGGTGGAAGCCGCTGCCAAAGTTGCCAATGCCCATCAGTTTATTACTCAGCTTCCGGAAGGTTATCAAACTTGGGTGGGCGAACGTGGCGTTAATTTGTCGGGAGGTCAGCGCCAACGCATTGCGATCGCTCGTGCCGTGCTCCTAGACCCCCGCATCCTCATCCTCGATGAAGCGACCTCAGCCCTAGACTCCGAATCTGAAGCCTTGGTGCAAGAAGCGCTAGAAAGGCTGATGCAAGGTCGTACAGTATTCATCATTGCCCATCGTCTTGCCACGGTGCGACGAGCGGACCGCATTCTGGTATTGGAAAAAGGCCGTGTGGTGGAGTCCGGGACTCATGCTGAACTCTTGGCCCAAGGCGATCGCTATGCTCGCTTCTACGCTCAACAATTTCAAATTGGCTAG
- a CDS encoding DedA family protein, with amino-acid sequence MTEWITNTMNTLGYLGIAALMFLENLFPPIPSELIMPLAGFTVFQGKMQFFYAVLAGVVGTVLGALPWYYAGKLLGEERLKALADRYGKWLSISSKDIDRANEWFDRYNAKAVFFCRLVPGVRTLISLPAGISGMPMVPFLIYSTLGTTLWVSLLTYAGYALGQNYHLVDQYIGPLSKVVLCILIAAFIVWVVKKNWKRA; translated from the coding sequence ATGACTGAGTGGATCACCAACACCATGAATACCCTGGGTTACCTAGGGATTGCTGCGTTGATGTTCTTGGAAAACCTATTTCCCCCGATTCCGTCCGAGCTGATCATGCCTCTGGCAGGCTTCACCGTTTTCCAGGGTAAGATGCAGTTTTTCTATGCCGTCTTAGCAGGGGTTGTGGGCACGGTATTAGGAGCTTTGCCTTGGTACTATGCAGGCAAATTACTGGGTGAGGAACGGCTGAAAGCTTTAGCCGATCGCTATGGCAAATGGTTGTCTATTTCTAGCAAGGACATTGACCGAGCCAATGAATGGTTCGATCGCTACAATGCCAAAGCTGTCTTTTTCTGCCGTCTCGTCCCTGGTGTCCGGACGTTGATTTCTCTTCCGGCTGGCATCAGCGGCATGCCAATGGTACCGTTTCTGATCTACTCTACCCTGGGCACCACTTTATGGGTGAGCCTGTTGACTTATGCAGGCTACGCCCTCGGCCAAAACTATCATCTAGTAGATCAATACATTGGCCCACTCTCTAAAGTAGTCCTCTGCATTCTGATTGCGGCCTTCATTGTTTGGGTGGTCAAAAAGAACTGGAAACGCGCCTAA
- a CDS encoding exopolysaccharide biosynthesis protein translates to MARLSTELQRFFFEEERPPQVTLNDVLLLAGERIFGFLFVVLSLPSALPIPAPGYSVPFGILLFLLAVQMISGARQPWLPKRFAQHPLKLQQVQGVLKAGLPWLKRIEAIARPRLTHICTSLIGRTTIGIAIALMAISMMIPIPGTNTLPAMGIFVTGFGLLEDDGAISLGGLVVCLMGAILSTSILLAIFFGGSSLLDLLKTYLGR, encoded by the coding sequence GTGGCTCGTCTCTCTACAGAACTTCAACGTTTCTTTTTTGAGGAAGAACGACCGCCTCAGGTCACCTTAAATGATGTGCTATTGCTGGCAGGCGAACGCATTTTTGGCTTCTTGTTTGTTGTACTTTCCCTGCCATCAGCTCTGCCGATTCCCGCGCCGGGATATTCTGTTCCCTTCGGAATTTTGCTTTTTCTGCTAGCAGTGCAAATGATTTCGGGAGCGAGGCAACCTTGGCTACCCAAACGTTTTGCCCAGCATCCTCTGAAGCTACAGCAGGTTCAAGGTGTTTTGAAAGCTGGTTTGCCTTGGCTCAAGCGAATTGAGGCGATCGCTCGTCCTCGACTAACCCACATCTGTACCAGCTTGATAGGTCGAACCACCATTGGAATCGCGATCGCGCTCATGGCCATTTCCATGATGATTCCTATCCCTGGAACCAACACCTTACCTGCAATGGGAATCTTCGTCACAGGCTTCGGCTTGCTTGAAGATGACGGTGCCATTAGCCTAGGGGGTTTAGTGGTTTGCCTGATGGGTGCCATCCTTTCCACATCAATTTTACTAGCGATTTTCTTCGGCGGCTCTAGTTTGCTAGACCTTCTCAAGACTTACCTGGGCCGATAA
- the ahcY gene encoding adenosylhomocysteinase: MTATPIRLKHEVKDLSLAPQGRQRIEWAGREMPVLRQIRDRFAQEKPFEGLRLVACCHVTTETAHLAIALKAGGADAILIASNPLSTQDDVAASLVADHGISVYAQKGEDNDTYHRHVQIALDHRPNIIIDDGSDVVATLIQQRQHQIADLIGTTEETTTGIVRLQAMLRDGVLTFPAMNVNDADTKHFFDNRYGTGQSTLDGIIRATNILLAGKTLVVAGYGWCGKGTAMRARGLGSNVVVTEIDPIKAIEAVMDGFRVMPMSEAAAIGDIFVTVTGNKHVIRAEHFAAMKDGAIVCNSGHFDIEIDLKSLGAKATEVKDVRNFTQEYRLQNGKSVVVLGEGRLVNLAAAEGHPSAVMDMSFANQALACEHLVKNKGNLAPGIHSIPTEVDREIARLKLQAMGVQIDTLTPEQIEYINSWTAGT, from the coding sequence ATGACCGCGACTCCCATCCGGCTGAAGCACGAAGTCAAAGATTTATCACTTGCACCCCAAGGCAGACAGCGGATTGAATGGGCTGGGCGCGAAATGCCTGTTCTACGTCAGATCCGCGATCGCTTTGCTCAAGAAAAGCCATTTGAAGGGCTGCGTCTGGTTGCCTGCTGCCACGTTACCACGGAAACCGCTCACTTGGCGATCGCGCTCAAGGCGGGTGGAGCTGATGCAATTTTGATCGCTAGCAACCCTCTTTCCACTCAAGATGACGTGGCTGCTAGCTTAGTTGCTGATCATGGCATCTCCGTCTATGCCCAAAAAGGCGAAGACAACGATACTTACCACCGTCACGTCCAAATCGCTCTAGATCATCGTCCCAACATCATCATCGACGACGGCAGTGATGTAGTTGCAACCTTGATTCAACAGCGCCAGCACCAAATTGCTGACCTGATTGGCACCACTGAAGAAACCACCACCGGGATCGTGCGCTTGCAAGCCATGCTCAGAGATGGCGTGCTCACCTTCCCTGCCATGAACGTCAACGACGCCGACACCAAGCATTTCTTTGATAACCGCTACGGTACAGGTCAATCCACCTTAGATGGCATCATCCGTGCCACCAACATTCTGCTGGCTGGTAAAACTCTGGTAGTCGCTGGTTATGGCTGGTGTGGTAAGGGTACTGCCATGCGTGCTCGTGGCCTTGGCTCCAACGTCGTTGTAACTGAAATTGACCCCATCAAAGCGATCGAAGCAGTCATGGATGGCTTCCGGGTCATGCCGATGTCTGAAGCTGCCGCGATCGGCGATATCTTTGTGACCGTCACAGGCAACAAGCATGTTATCCGGGCTGAGCACTTTGCAGCCATGAAAGATGGTGCGATCGTCTGTAACTCTGGTCACTTCGACATCGAAATTGACCTCAAATCCTTGGGTGCTAAAGCGACCGAAGTGAAGGATGTTCGTAACTTTACCCAAGAATATCGCTTGCAAAACGGCAAATCGGTTGTAGTACTAGGAGAAGGCCGCTTGGTCAACTTGGCCGCAGCAGAGGGCCATCCTAGCGCTGTGATGGATATGAGCTTTGCCAACCAAGCTCTCGCTTGCGAACACTTAGTGAAGAACAAGGGGAATTTGGCTCCTGGCATTCACTCTATTCCCACTGAAGTCGATCGCGAAATTGCGCGTTTGAAATTGCAAGCAATGGGTGTGCAGATTGATACACTCACCCCAGAGCAGATTGAGTACATTAACTCTTGGACTGCTGGAACCTAA
- a CDS encoding sodium:proton antiporter produces the protein MAVEAITEGVAIEQNLKQFLLVLSVSLSVATLPRIISWFRQIPYTLLLVIVGLGLAFVDIRLVNLSPELILSIFLPPLLFEAAWNIKWSNLKQDLIPISLFAVLGVVISIAGVAGGLIYLGGVSLTTALLVGASLSATDPVSVIALFRELGAGKRLTTLMEGESLFNDGMAVVAFGFLVGLPLGTSNWDVSDLLASLIGVVGIGIGVGCLIGFGISFLTQRFDLPLVEQSLTLVSAYGTYLITEDLGGSGVIGVVTTGIILGNIGSRIGMSPRTRLVVTEFWDFLAFFVNSIVFLLIGDQIHFSVLGANLGTIAITIGAMLLSRAIAIYALGALSNGVAKSRISLPDQTVLWWGGLRGSVSIALALSVPTVLGEREEIIATVFGAVLFTLLVQGLTVKPLLERLGLLSNQPIQQKYVETIARWVAINRVKKHLTQSDRPEIDPEFYRYQTALVKGQLSDLQSEIDQLHNEYPDLRDFSHELLWEELTAIEADTYAEFVRAGRLNSKLAPLLAENLTQVEEKPL, from the coding sequence ATGGCTGTAGAAGCAATAACAGAGGGAGTTGCGATCGAGCAAAATCTCAAGCAATTTCTCTTGGTGCTCTCTGTCTCCTTAAGCGTTGCCACTCTACCCCGAATCATCAGTTGGTTTCGCCAAATCCCCTACACGCTGCTGTTAGTGATTGTGGGGCTGGGGCTGGCATTTGTTGACATTCGCTTAGTGAATCTCTCACCAGAGCTAATTCTGTCGATCTTTTTACCACCGCTGTTATTTGAGGCAGCTTGGAATATCAAGTGGTCTAACCTCAAGCAAGACCTAATCCCAATTAGCTTGTTTGCAGTGCTAGGGGTAGTGATTTCGATCGCCGGAGTCGCTGGGGGGCTGATCTACTTAGGGGGTGTCTCCTTGACCACAGCCCTGCTAGTCGGCGCTAGCTTATCCGCCACCGATCCGGTGTCTGTGATTGCTTTATTTCGAGAGCTAGGCGCAGGTAAACGGCTGACCACTTTAATGGAAGGCGAAAGCCTGTTTAACGACGGCATGGCGGTAGTTGCCTTCGGGTTTCTGGTGGGCCTGCCCCTCGGCACTAGCAACTGGGATGTCTCAGATCTGCTCGCTAGTTTAATTGGGGTGGTTGGGATTGGGATTGGTGTAGGCTGTCTGATTGGCTTCGGCATTTCCTTTCTAACCCAGCGGTTTGATTTACCCTTGGTGGAGCAATCTTTAACCCTTGTCTCAGCCTACGGCACCTATTTGATTACCGAAGACTTGGGTGGCTCTGGCGTGATCGGTGTGGTCACAACTGGCATTATTTTGGGCAACATCGGTTCTCGCATTGGCATGAGCCCTCGAACTCGGCTGGTAGTCACTGAGTTTTGGGACTTCTTGGCTTTTTTCGTCAACTCGATTGTCTTTTTATTGATTGGCGACCAAATTCATTTTTCGGTGCTCGGTGCGAACCTAGGTACGATCGCCATCACTATTGGAGCCATGCTGCTCTCTCGTGCGATCGCGATCTATGCTTTGGGTGCCCTGAGTAATGGGGTAGCTAAATCTCGCATTTCCTTACCTGATCAGACGGTGTTGTGGTGGGGTGGGCTACGGGGTTCGGTTTCTATTGCTCTAGCCCTGAGTGTGCCCACAGTGTTGGGAGAGCGCGAAGAAATTATTGCCACCGTCTTTGGCGCGGTTCTATTTACCCTCTTAGTCCAAGGACTCACGGTCAAGCCTTTACTAGAACGTCTAGGACTCCTAAGCAATCAACCCATCCAGCAAAAATATGTAGAGACGATCGCTCGTTGGGTGGCGATTAATCGAGTCAAAAAACACCTGACGCAAAGCGATCGCCCAGAAATTGACCCAGAGTTCTACCGCTACCAAACTGCATTGGTCAAAGGTCAGCTCAGCGATTTGCAGAGTGAGATTGACCAACTCCACAATGAGTATCCAGATCTGCGCGATTTTAGCCATGAGCTACTGTGGGAAGAACTAACGGCGATCGAAGCAGACACCTACGCAGAATTTGTGCGGGCAGGTCGCCTGAATAGCAAACTCGCTCCCCTGCTGGCAGAAAACTTAACTCAGGTTGAAGAGAAGCCCCTATAG
- the panB gene encoding 3-methyl-2-oxobutanoate hydroxymethyltransferase: protein MTVKIQQLSQWKQQGRPIVVLTAWDYAFAQILDQAGADILLVGDSLAMVALGYETTLPITLEEMLHHAKAVRRGVKQALIVVDLPFLSYQESWQQAIHSAGRVLKETGAQAVKLEGGYPAIADTVAHLVQVGIPVMGHVGLTPQSVHQLGYRQQGKSVEAKERILAEAIALEQAGAFAIVLEHIPADLAQQITQKLTVPTIGIGAGPHCDGQVLVTADLLGLSSWQPPFAKTYANLRESITQAVQTFATEVQSREFPPNQPKP, encoded by the coding sequence ATGACAGTCAAAATCCAGCAATTGAGCCAATGGAAACAGCAAGGTCGCCCCATCGTCGTACTCACCGCCTGGGACTACGCCTTCGCTCAAATTCTGGATCAAGCAGGAGCCGATATTCTCCTCGTTGGAGATTCCTTAGCAATGGTGGCGCTAGGCTACGAAACCACCCTGCCCATCACTCTAGAAGAAATGCTGCACCATGCCAAAGCAGTCCGTCGTGGGGTAAAGCAAGCGCTGATTGTGGTTGATTTGCCTTTCTTGAGCTACCAGGAGAGTTGGCAACAAGCCATTCACTCAGCCGGACGAGTCCTCAAAGAAACAGGTGCCCAAGCCGTGAAACTAGAAGGTGGCTATCCCGCGATCGCCGATACCGTCGCCCATCTAGTTCAAGTTGGCATCCCAGTCATGGGACATGTCGGTCTTACCCCCCAGTCCGTGCATCAATTGGGCTACCGTCAACAAGGCAAATCCGTAGAAGCAAAGGAGCGGATTTTGGCAGAAGCGATCGCCCTTGAGCAAGCAGGAGCCTTCGCGATCGTCTTGGAACACATCCCGGCTGACTTAGCCCAACAAATCACACAAAAACTCACCGTTCCCACCATTGGCATCGGGGCTGGGCCGCATTGCGACGGTCAGGTATTGGTCACAGCCGATTTGCTGGGGCTTTCCAGTTGGCAGCCCCCCTTCGCCAAAACCTACGCCAACTTGCGAGAGAGCATTACTCAAGCCGTACAAACCTTTGCCACCGAAGTGCAATCCCGTGAATTTCCTCCCAACCAGCCCAAACCCTAA